A stretch of the Papaver somniferum cultivar HN1 chromosome 6, ASM357369v1, whole genome shotgun sequence genome encodes the following:
- the LOC113287983 gene encoding dihydrolipoyllysine-residue succinyltransferase component of 2-oxoglutarate dehydrogenase complex 1, mitochondrial-like isoform X2 has protein sequence MVRCSHIPLGDLVDAVVPFMGESITDGTLAAFLKKPGDSVQIDEPIAQVETDKVTIDVASPETGVVQKFVAKEGDTVEPGTKIAVISKSGEGANVTHVAPSEEKNTVKETPKPSAPAEKEIKPSIETVVAKDKPKTPSPAPSRTSATEPILPPKERERRVPMTRLRKRVAARLKDSQNTFALLTTFNEVDMTNLMKLRSEYKDAFVEKHGVKLGFMSGFVKAAVSGLQNQPIINAVIDGDDIICRDYVDISIAVGTPKGLVVPVIRDAEKMNFADIEKEINRLAKKANDGSLSIDEMAGGSFTISNGGVYGSLLSTPIINPPQPAILGMHSIVSRPMVVGGNVVPRPMMYIALTYDHRLIDGSEAVFFLRRIKDVVEDPRRLLLDI, from the exons ATGGTGCGATGTTCACATATTCCTCTTG GTGACCTTGTTGATGCTGTTGTCCCTTTCATGGGAGAATCTATTACAGATGGTACTCTAGCAGCTTTTTTGAAAA AACCCGGTGATAGTGTTCAAATCGACGAGCCAATTGCTCAAGTTGAAACCGATAAG GTAACCATCGACGTCGCTAGTCCTGAAACTGGAGTTGTCCAGAAG TTTGTAGCCAAAGAAGGTGATACTGTAGAACCAGGGACCAAAATTGCAGTCATTTCAAAATCTGGTGAGGGTGCGAATGTGACACATGTTGCTCCATCCGAGGAGAAGAATACTGTTAAGGAGACGCCAAAGCCATCAGCTCCTGCAGAAAAGGAGATAAAGCCTTCCATAGAAACTGTTGTTGCTAAGGACAAACCTAAAACACCCTCCCCAGCACCGTCTAGAACTTCAGCTACAGAACCTATTCTTCCTCCCAAGGAAAGGGAAAGAAGA GTACCAATGACAAGGCTTAGAAAGAGAGTTGCTGCACGCCTGAAAGATTCGCAGAACACGTTTGCTTTGCTGACCACGTTTAATGAAGTTGATAT GACTAACCTGATGAAGCTTCGTTCTGAATATAAGGATGCCTTTGTAGAGAAACATGGAGTCAAGTTGGGATTTATGTCAGGGTTTGTTAAG GCTGCTGTCAGTGGTCTCCAGAATCAGCCAATTATTAATGCAGTCATTGACGGCGATGATATCATCTGTAGAGActatgttgatattagtattgCTGTTGGTACTCCAAAG GGTCTGGTTGTTCCAGTTATCCGGGACGCCGAAAAAATGAATTTTGCTGACATTGAGAAGGAGATTAACAGGTTGGCAAAGAAGGCAAATGATGGTTCTCTGTCTATCGATGAGATGGCAGGAGGCTCCTTTACCATATCCAATGGTGGTGTATATGGAAGCCTTTTAAGCACTCCCATTATCAACCCTCCACAG CCAGCTATCTTGGGTATGCATTCGATCGTGAGCCGTCCGATGGTAGTTGGCGGCAACGTTGTTCCAAGGCCAATGATGTACATTGCACTGACATATGATCACCGACTGATTGATGGGAGCGAGGCAGTTTTCTTCTTACGTCGCATCAAAGATGTCGTTGAGGACCCCCGCAGACTTCTCCTCGACATATGA
- the LOC113287983 gene encoding dihydrolipoyllysine-residue succinyltransferase component of 2-oxoglutarate dehydrogenase complex 1, mitochondrial-like isoform X1 has product MGESITDGTLAAFLKKPGDSVQIDEPIAQVETDKVTIDVASPETGVVQKFVAKEGDTVEPGTKIAVISKSGEGANVTHVAPSEEKNTVKETPKPSAPAEKEIKPSIETVVAKDKPKTPSPAPSRTSATEPILPPKERERRVPMTRLRKRVAARLKDSQNTFALLTTFNEVDMTNLMKLRSEYKDAFVEKHGVKLGFMSGFVKAAVSGLQNQPIINAVIDGDDIICRDYVDISIAVGTPKGLVVPVIRDAEKMNFADIEKEINRLAKKANDGSLSIDEMAGGSFTISNGGVYGSLLSTPIINPPQPAILGMHSIVSRPMVVGGNVVPRPMMYIALTYDHRLIDGSEAVFFLRRIKDVVEDPRRLLLDI; this is encoded by the exons ATGGGAGAATCTATTACAGATGGTACTCTAGCAGCTTTTTTGAAAA AACCCGGTGATAGTGTTCAAATCGACGAGCCAATTGCTCAAGTTGAAACCGATAAG GTAACCATCGACGTCGCTAGTCCTGAAACTGGAGTTGTCCAGAAG TTTGTAGCCAAAGAAGGTGATACTGTAGAACCAGGGACCAAAATTGCAGTCATTTCAAAATCTGGTGAGGGTGCGAATGTGACACATGTTGCTCCATCCGAGGAGAAGAATACTGTTAAGGAGACGCCAAAGCCATCAGCTCCTGCAGAAAAGGAGATAAAGCCTTCCATAGAAACTGTTGTTGCTAAGGACAAACCTAAAACACCCTCCCCAGCACCGTCTAGAACTTCAGCTACAGAACCTATTCTTCCTCCCAAGGAAAGGGAAAGAAGA GTACCAATGACAAGGCTTAGAAAGAGAGTTGCTGCACGCCTGAAAGATTCGCAGAACACGTTTGCTTTGCTGACCACGTTTAATGAAGTTGATAT GACTAACCTGATGAAGCTTCGTTCTGAATATAAGGATGCCTTTGTAGAGAAACATGGAGTCAAGTTGGGATTTATGTCAGGGTTTGTTAAG GCTGCTGTCAGTGGTCTCCAGAATCAGCCAATTATTAATGCAGTCATTGACGGCGATGATATCATCTGTAGAGActatgttgatattagtattgCTGTTGGTACTCCAAAG GGTCTGGTTGTTCCAGTTATCCGGGACGCCGAAAAAATGAATTTTGCTGACATTGAGAAGGAGATTAACAGGTTGGCAAAGAAGGCAAATGATGGTTCTCTGTCTATCGATGAGATGGCAGGAGGCTCCTTTACCATATCCAATGGTGGTGTATATGGAAGCCTTTTAAGCACTCCCATTATCAACCCTCCACAG CCAGCTATCTTGGGTATGCATTCGATCGTGAGCCGTCCGATGGTAGTTGGCGGCAACGTTGTTCCAAGGCCAATGATGTACATTGCACTGACATATGATCACCGACTGATTGATGGGAGCGAGGCAGTTTTCTTCTTACGTCGCATCAAAGATGTCGTTGAGGACCCCCGCAGACTTCTCCTCGACATATGA